One Azospirillum sp. B510 genomic window carries:
- a CDS encoding DUF4169 family protein has protein sequence MGDVVNLNRFRKTRERAERAKEAEANRARFGRSKAEKERDRKEAERRTQTLDGHRLEEEN, from the coding sequence ATGGGCGACGTGGTCAACCTCAACCGTTTCCGCAAGACCCGCGAGCGGGCCGAGCGCGCCAAGGAGGCCGAGGCGAATCGGGCCCGATTCGGCCGCAGCAAGGCCGAGAAGGAGCGCGACCGCAAGGAGGCCGAGCGGAGAACTCAGACTTTGGACGGGCATAGGCTGGAGGAGGAGAACTGA
- a CDS encoding DUF2189 domain-containing protein, with protein sequence MVDMTSFRGSVQPPRPQSRSQSPARPPDWLPAIRTVEVDRPWVWLASAWQDMMAAPVISVAYGGLAVISSFVLVVGLAMMDMEYLLLPMAAGFMLVGPLFAVGLYETSRLLELGERPTFGKVVAAYRRNGVQIAGIGMVLMLALLAWIRVAFLIFALFFSGEPPALDQLVDRIFFSAETIPFLLTGTLFGGIIASAVFSIAAVSVPMLLDRETDVFTAMATSIAVVRANIRPMIGWGFLIALFMSAGMVTGFLGLAIALPVVGHASWHCYRDLVGR encoded by the coding sequence ATGGTCGACATGACGTCGTTTCGCGGATCGGTGCAGCCTCCTCGGCCCCAATCCCGGTCCCAGTCCCCGGCCCGCCCGCCCGACTGGCTGCCGGCGATCCGGACGGTCGAGGTCGACCGCCCCTGGGTCTGGCTGGCCTCGGCCTGGCAGGACATGATGGCCGCCCCCGTCATCAGCGTCGCCTATGGCGGGCTGGCGGTGATCTCCAGCTTCGTCCTGGTCGTCGGGCTGGCGATGATGGACATGGAATATCTGCTGCTGCCGATGGCGGCGGGCTTCATGCTGGTCGGTCCGCTGTTCGCCGTCGGGCTGTACGAGACCAGCCGGCTGCTGGAGCTGGGGGAGCGGCCGACCTTCGGCAAGGTCGTCGCCGCCTACCGCCGCAACGGGGTGCAGATCGCCGGAATCGGCATGGTGCTGATGCTGGCGCTGCTGGCCTGGATCCGTGTCGCCTTCCTGATATTCGCGCTGTTCTTCTCCGGCGAGCCGCCGGCGTTGGACCAGCTGGTCGACCGCATCTTCTTCTCGGCCGAGACGATTCCGTTCCTGCTGACCGGAACGCTGTTCGGCGGGATCATCGCCTCGGCGGTCTTCTCCATCGCCGCGGTGTCGGTGCCGATGCTGCTCGACCGCGAGACCGACGTCTTCACCGCGATGGCGACCAGCATCGCCGTGGTGCGCGCGAACATCCGGCCGATGATCGGCTGGGGCTTCCTGATCGCCCTGTTCATGAGCGCCGGGATGGTCACCGGCTTCCTGGGTCTGGCGATCGCCCTGCCGGTGGTC